Proteins found in one Methylobacter sp. S3L5C genomic segment:
- the bioD gene encoding dethiobiotin synthase, whose product MEQGYFITGTDTNAGKTWATIALMRYFKQQGKTVVGMKPVAAGCSMQNGKLKNEDALLIQENASFKIDYDLINPYAYELPVSPHIAGTTNPVKLASIVEYFTVLKELVEIVVVEGAGGWYAPLNDHEDISDLAKALALPIILVVGIKLGCINHAKLTYLAIQHSGVPCAGWIAVCVDPHMLKLNENIDTIVTALDVPLLGMLPWLESADFDLLASKLAL is encoded by the coding sequence ATGGAACAAGGCTATTTTATAACCGGTACCGATACCAATGCCGGAAAAACCTGGGCGACTATTGCGCTGATGCGTTATTTTAAGCAGCAAGGAAAAACCGTTGTTGGTATGAAACCAGTCGCAGCAGGTTGCTCTATGCAGAATGGAAAATTGAAAAATGAAGATGCCTTGTTGATACAGGAAAATGCATCATTCAAGATTGACTATGACTTGATCAATCCCTACGCATACGAATTACCTGTTTCGCCGCATATTGCAGGCACAACTAATCCTGTCAAGCTGGCCAGTATTGTCGAGTATTTTACTGTTCTGAAAGAATTAGTTGAAATCGTAGTGGTCGAAGGTGCCGGAGGTTGGTATGCGCCGTTGAATGATCACGAAGATATTAGCGATTTGGCAAAAGCGCTTGCATTGCCGATTATACTGGTGGTTGGCATCAAATTGGGTTGTATCAATCATGCAAAATTAACTTATTTAGCAATACAACACTCGGGTGTGCCCTGTGCTGGGTGGATTGCCGTATGTGTAGACCCTCACATGTTAAAGCTTAATGAAAACATAGACACCATTGTAACCGCTTTGGACGTTCCTTTGCTGGGTATGTTGCCTTGGTTGGAAAGCGCTGATTTTGATTTGTTGGCGAGTAAATTGGCGTTGTAA
- a CDS encoding Hsp70 family protein codes for MTTRKMHGNNEIACGIDFGTSNTTVAIATGSHHPITLVPVEEEHLTIPSTIFFPAETNSVLFGRKAINAYVAREDGRFMRSFKRVLGTSLMNEGTIIGGRKTKFESIIGYFIEDIKNKAELFAGREISNVVAGRPVHFVNGNDKADKEAEGQLEAIFTSAGFKNIRFQYEPIAAAFAHELTMGDKERLAIVMDIGGGTSDFTIMRLSGRYIKKPERQEDILANAGVRIGGNDFDRALSLKSFMPLLGMGSLWGSKGLTFPITPFFDLSELSKIQYMYTRKYKRDLSALISQSTDKALTNRLLSIVEEEQGHILMSLIEETKIQLSSNEQAIADLAFIEAGLQVYSNRTQFEESLCASIENLQEIINECVVMAGVKTDEVALVILTGGGTAIPIIQQITRRLFPMAEISDGNRLSSVGFGLACDASRYYLGSN; via the coding sequence ATGACTACACGAAAAATGCATGGCAACAATGAAATTGCCTGTGGAATCGATTTTGGAACGTCTAACACAACAGTTGCCATTGCTACTGGTAGTCATCATCCAATAACACTGGTTCCAGTAGAGGAAGAACATTTAACGATACCGTCGACAATTTTTTTTCCGGCAGAAACTAACAGTGTTCTTTTTGGCCGCAAAGCAATCAACGCCTATGTCGCAAGAGAAGATGGCCGCTTCATGAGAAGTTTTAAGCGGGTGCTTGGAACTTCTTTAATGAATGAAGGAACTATCATCGGCGGAAGAAAAACAAAATTTGAGTCCATTATCGGCTATTTTATTGAGGATATAAAAAATAAAGCCGAGTTATTTGCAGGCAGAGAAATCAGTAACGTTGTTGCAGGAAGACCCGTTCATTTTGTCAATGGCAATGATAAGGCGGATAAGGAGGCAGAAGGTCAACTTGAAGCCATATTTACATCGGCCGGTTTTAAAAATATTCGCTTTCAATATGAGCCAATTGCCGCTGCATTCGCTCATGAATTAACGATGGGCGATAAAGAGCGCTTAGCTATTGTTATGGATATTGGTGGGGGTACCTCGGACTTTACGATAATGCGTTTATCCGGGCGTTATATCAAAAAGCCTGAGCGCCAAGAGGATATTTTGGCTAATGCCGGAGTAAGGATTGGTGGTAATGATTTTGATCGGGCATTGAGCCTGAAATCTTTTATGCCATTATTGGGCATGGGTTCTTTATGGGGTTCAAAAGGTCTGACTTTTCCAATAACACCTTTTTTTGATTTGTCAGAGTTGAGTAAAATTCAATACATGTATACGCGAAAATATAAAAGGGATTTAAGCGCGTTAATCAGCCAGTCAACCGACAAAGCCCTTACCAACAGGCTGTTATCAATTGTTGAGGAAGAACAGGGGCACATATTGATGTCTCTCATTGAAGAAACCAAGATTCAGCTTAGCTCAAACGAGCAAGCAATTGCTGATCTGGCTTTTATTGAAGCAGGTTTGCAAGTGTATAGTAATCGGACACAATTTGAAGAGAGTCTCTGTGCGAGCATCGAGAATCTTCAGGAAATCATTAATGAATGTGTGGTGATGGCGGGTGTTAAAACAGATGAGGTTGCTCTCGTTATACTTACCGGCGGTGGTACAGCCATTCCGATCATTCAACAAATCACCCGTCGATTATTTCCAATGGCCGAAATTTCCGATGGGAACCGTTTATCCAGCGTGGGTTTTGGTTTGG